Below is a genomic region from Coprobacter tertius.
GCCTCGCTTACCGACCGGGCATCGGCTATTCCACAAGCCGAAAAACCCAATCTGAAAGCCTCTTCCTTTATCAGAGACGCGTTAACGGAGCGTTTCGAAACGGTATCCATTTTCGAGAAGCCATTCGATGGCCTTAGGTAAAACGTACCGAAGGTTCTTTTCAGCTTTCAAGGAATCGTGAAATACTACGATCGAACCGTTACGGGTATATTTCTTCACATTCTCGAGAACCAATTCAGGGTCCAGTTTTTTACTGTAATCACGGGTAACTACATCCCACATTATAATCCGGTAGCGATGGCGTAATGCCCTCACCTGAGCCAACTTCATATGACCGTGAGGGGGTCTGAAAAATATACTATCGATATATTTATCTGCTTTATCTACATTCTTCAGATAACCCGAAACTCCGAATTTAATACCTTGTATATGATTCATCGTATGATTTCCTACTTGGTGACCACGTCGTTTCAGTTCTTCAAATAAGTGCGGATTACGGGCAACATTATCACCCACACAAAAAAAAGTAGCTTTTACATCATAATGATCGAGTATATCGAGTACCCAAGGTGTAACTTCGGGAATGGGCCCGTCATCAAATGTAAGATATACGGTCTTTTCCTTTCCGGGAATCCGCCAGATAGTTTCGGGATATAACATCCGGTAAACGAAAGGAGGTTGTTCTATGAGCATGTTGTTGTTTACGAATAAGCCGGTGTCGAAGTCAAACTTCAACACCGGCTATAATAGTTTAATTTTTAATTATCGGTATCTTTAGCAGCAGTTGTAGTTTCATCTCCGTTTTGCAACATATCTTTCAGATAAGTCGACGGGTCGATTCCTACTTCTTTCAACCGTCCGATATAATCGAGCGCCTTTTCTTTTTCACCTTCGGATAGCAAAATAGGCACTACATTACGTACCATAATAAACTGATTCAACTGAATATCTCGGCTAATCGAACGCATTTGATTAGGCGTAAGTCCCATATACCATTTCAGATACTCCATCGAATTATCAGCCACTTCACAAAGTAAGTCGATTCCTTTTTTCTTTTCTCCCAATAACAGGTAATTAGCCGCCATCTGCAAAGAAAGGTAATCGTGTCGGATAGCAGTAGCCGGAATTTTTTCCATCGAAAAATCAAGTGCTTTCAACGCCTTATCGTATTTGCCTTCGGCAATGAGCGCATCGACCAGATCGCTAATCATCATACGATGCGTAAAACACATACGGCGAATATTCTCGTCGAGATATACGTTAGGATTATCTATGCCGCCCCAACGGAACTTATTTATTATGTTGTCATACATTTTCTCGGTATCGACACGTCCATCTTCACCCGTTGCAACAGGAGTCACCTGATTTGCCAATCCCACACGAGCAAAATACGGTTTCAGATTCATATACAAATCAGGCCCCACCGTCACAGCATAATAAATCGGCCGTTTCCAACCGTTTTTAGCATTCGTATTTATCATATCGAGAATAGCAATTTCGTTCATGGTTAACGTTCCTACCGATTTATATGACAAATTCATTTCGGCAGGAATTTTATCTTTCAGACTATCGGGTACAAGACCGGCTTTAACCACTGCCGCAGAATCTATAGGAATATAAAACTCCTGTGTCGGGAAGTAATTTATCTTGGCCGAATATCCCGGAACTTGCTTAGTAGCCGGATCGTCCGAAAGGAAGAAATCCATCGCGTCGTCAACAGAAAGAGGTTGCTTAAATGCATCTATCAGGTAAGCATATTCACGTTTTCCGTTTCCGTATTGTTCTCTTTTCATCGAGATAGGAAGCGGATCGGATGTATAAGCCTGGCTCTTCATCTGATCGATATACCAGTCGGTCTGCAAATAACTTAAATTACATACACGTACATCGGTACGAAAACCTTCTGTCTCCTGAGCATACCACAACGGGAAAGTATCATTATCGCCATTGGTAAAAATAATACCGTCTTCATCTACACACGATAAATAATTCATGCCGAAATCGCGAGTGGTATAACGTCCCGAGCGATCATGATCATCCCACGTCTGGCTTACCATCTGAATAGGTACGCAAAGACAAAGAAGAACAGCAATAATAGCCGATGGTACCGGTTTTATAAATCGGCTGAATCCTTTAGAAAGGGCAGCCGTACCTAAACCGATCCAAATCGCAAAGGCATAAAACGATCCTGCATAAGCATAATCCCGCTCACGAGGTTGGTAGGGAGTCTGATTCAGATAAATAACAATAGCGATACCGGTCATGAAAAACAGGAAGAAAGTCACCCAAAAACCTTCGATTCCCTTTTTACCCGAATATGCCTGGAAAAACAGCCCGATAAGGCCCAATATGAGCGGTAACATATAGAACACGTTATGCCCTTTATTATTAGCCAGATCGGAAGGGAGGTTAGCCTGGTCACCGGCGATATATTTATCGATAAAATTAAATCCTGTTATCCAGTTTCCTTTACTTACTTCACCATTACCTTGAATATCGTTCTGACGTCCCGAGAAATTCCACATAAAATAACGCCAGTACATAAAATTCAACTGATAATCGAGGAAAAATTTCAGATTCTCCCCGAAAGTAGGCTTCATAACTATACGGCTTTTTCCGTCGGGATCGGTAACCCTTACCGGTTTCCCCTTAAAATTAGTCCATTCTTTATAAGCACCTACATGATCAGGAGAAGCGGAAGGACTGTACATACGTGGGAAAAGCATACATAACTCGGGAGTATATATATAATCTTTTTTATGATCGATCACCACATAACGGTCACGTTCATTCGGATTAGCCTTAATAGCCCGACGCCAAATGGCAGGACCTTCTTTTACCATTGCCGAACCATCGTTGTTACGGGCAACATCGGCGACGAAAGTCTGTCCGTAAACCAAAGGACGGTCTCCGTATTGCTCACGATTAAGATAACTGGATAATGTAAACACGTCTTCAGGAGAATTTTGATCCATGGGAGTATTAGCTGAAGATCGTATAATAATCAGCGCATAAGAGGAGTAGCCGATAAAAATAACCATGATACATACCAGCGCGGTATTCATTATACGTAAAGCGACTTTTTTCTGGAAATAAAATAAATATATAGCCAAAGCTGCCGATAAAAGAATACCAACCCATAAACTATCACTGATAAACGGCAAACCCACCAATATTGCGCTTATCAGGAACGAGAGTTTTATCAGCTTGTCGCTACGCTGTTTATAAGTTTCGGATATAGCCCATACGAGCACTCCGATCACACAGAAAAAATAAATAATTACACCGGTATTGAATGGAGCATGAAATTGATTAACGAAAAGCAATTCGATCCAGCCGGCGACTTTCACAAATCCCGGCACTAAGCCGTAAAGCAACAATACGATAAGAGCAAACGATATAGCCAATGCGATAAGAGAACCTTTCACATTGGTATTCTTAAACTTACGGTAATAAAATACGAGAACGATCGCCGGTATACACAACAAGTTAAGCAAATGTACAGCGATAGAAACACCGATTAAATACGCGATAAGTACGATATAACGGTCGGAATGGGGTTGATCGGCGACTCGTTCCCACTTTAGGATAAGCCAGAAAACAAGAGCCGTACAAAATGAAGAATAGGCATATACCTCTCCTTCGACCGCCGAAAACCAGAATGTATCGGAGAACGCATAAGCTAATGCACCCACCATGCCGCATCCCAGTATCGTGATCATGTGTGAAAGAGACATATTATTTTCGTCTTCATCCTCTTTCAGAACGATTTTTCCGGCAAGATGAGTAATCGTCCAGAACAGTAACAAAATTGTTCCCGCACTCAACAACCCCGACATCAGATTTACCATATAAGCTACCTGGGAAGGATCGGAGGCGAAATTGGCAAAAAAACGGGCTGTAAGCATGAAGATAGGGTTTCCGGGAGGATGTCCCACTTCGAGTTTATAGGCCGATGAAATAAATTCGCCGCAATCCCAAAAACTGGCCGTAGGCTCGAGGGTCAGGATATAAGCAGTGGCTGAAATAGCAAATGCCAGCCAGCCGAAAATGTTGTTCAATAATTTGTATTGTTTCATGTTGAAAATGTAATGTCGTCTCGTTTTGAGGTTACAAATGAGCCACAAAGATAAAAAAAGAATATTTATAACCGTTTTAAAAGTTTTTAATTGTCGTAATTTTCACGTATTTACACGATTAAACGGGTGAAATACGCAATATTCGAACAGAATCGGTTAATTTTTATTACTTTCGCAGAGATTTGTTCCTAAACGGCGATCGACAATACAATGAATAAAACGGTACTGTCTATATTATCATTGACTGCATTTGGTCTCTTGTTGGCAGTAATATCATTATTTTGCGGCGGATTAGGATTCGGGCGGCTATTTAGATTATATGGTTTTATGGAAAATGCCTTTATAGGAACGCTTATAGTTTTAAATTTGCTGATCATTCATAAAGTCTTTAAGCTATATTTCATTTTTCCTAAAGCTATAATGCTATTATTCGGCCTAGAATGTTGCTCTATACTTTTGTGGTTTGCTTTTATTTATTTTGACAAAAACTTGTTAGATTGGCAAATTACAAACTATTTGTTAAAAATTACCGGTCTATATGGTTTCGAAGGAGACGAACGGGGACTGAATATGATTGCGGTTTTAAGTGGCATTATTTATCCGTTTATCGGGATCGGTTGTTTATTTACCGGAATGAGACTAATAAAAAAGATAGTAACAACGAAAGAAAACATCTGACAGTATTTCTTTCATGCCAATATAAATTATGAAAAAACACTTGTTAGTAGCCGGAGCCGGAGGATTTATCGGAGGATTTATCGTTGAAGAAGCGCTGAACAGGAGTTTCGATACCTGGGCGGGAATCCGCAAAAGTACGAGTCGCGAATTTCTCACAGATAAACGTATCCGATTTATCGACCTGAATTACTCCGATAAAGATAACCTTGTCGAACAACTCCTGTTACTGAAAAAATCGGGTCTTGTTTGGGATTATATAATATGGAATCTCGGTGCGACCAAATGTTTGAATAATTCCGACTTCGACAAAATAAATTTTGGCCTGTTACGGAATTTTGTAGATGCACTCATAGAAGCCGGCACCGTTCCCCGGCAATTTATCATGATGAGCAGCCTGGGGGCATGGGGTGCCGGAGATGAAAAAAATTATACTCCTATCTGTCCCGAAGATATCCCCAATCCCGAAACCCAATACGGAAAAAGTAAATTAAAAGCGGAAAAATACCTGCGTTCGCTACCGGGATTTCCTTATGTTATATTGCGTCCCACAGGCGTTTACGGTCCCCGTGAAAAGGATTATCTTCTTATGATGAAAACCATAAAAGCAGGATTCGATTTTTCGGTCGGCTACCGAAAACAGTTTATTACTTTTATTTATGTAAAAGACCTCGTTAAGGTCATGTTTCTGGCGATCGTAAAAGGGGTCACGCAAAAAGCCTACTTCATCAGCGACGGAAGTGCATACACATCTACACAATTCCGTAAATATGTAGCAAAAGCCTTGGGAAAGAAAATTGTAATTCCCGTACGGTTACCTCTATTTGTGGTAAAAGCAGTCTCCTGCATTTCCGGATACTTATCGAGTATTACCGGAAAAGCCGCAACCCTTAACACGGATAAATATCGCATTATGAAACAACGTAACTGGATATGCGACATCTCGGCCACAGTTTCCGAACTGGGCTTCTACCCCGATTATCCTCTCGACAAAGGAGTTGCAGAAACTGTAAACTGGTATAAAGAAAATGGTTGGCTTTAACCCGACGCAATACGGTCGAAAATAAGATTTCGCAATTAAAAAGAAAAGACTAATTTTGTACCGTTCAATTTAGTGATAATGAAAAAGATAAAAACAGTATGCGTATATTGCGCCTCGAGTTCTAAAGTCGATAAAGAATATTTCGGCGCAGCCGTGGAGTTGGGGAAAATACTGGCTGTCCATGATATTACCTGTGTCTGCGGTGGCGGCAATCAGGGACTGATGGGAACTTTATCCGACAGCGTACTGGAATCCGGTGGTAAAGTAATCGGAGTTATCCCTCGTTTTATGCAAGATGAAGGCTGGTGTCACAATAACCTGACTCGCATAATTACAACCAAAGATATGCATGAACGCAAACAAACGATGGCAAACCTATCGGATGCTGTAATCGCAATGCCCGGAGGCTGCGGGACTCTCGAAGAACTACTCGAGATCATTACCTGGAAACAATTGGGTTTATATCTTAATCCGATCGTCATACTTAATACTAAAGGATATTACGATGGGCTCATCGAGTTATTCGACCGAGCCATCAGAGAATCGTTTATGCGTCCCGAACACAGCAAGCTTTGGGAAACAGCTACATCCCCGACAGAAGTATTACCCGCTTTCTACCGTTCACAGGAGTGGGACGGCAGCATACGTAAAATCGCAGCCATATAAATTCGCACATGCACGATACTACAGACATAGCCTCTCCCACCTTAGATCTGCGCATCGAAAATCCGGCCGATACCCTCACACGAGACACAATCGAACACCGGCAAATACAAGCAGAAAAAACCGATACGGCAGAATTCGTACCCCAATACATAAATGGGTTATCTAAAGTCTGCATCAAACCGGTACCCAATCCCGTTATCGAATATCCTGTCGCTACTATAGTAGTTCCTGAAGGAATCGAAGGAGAGCATCGGAATCCGAAATTATGGGAGAATAATGGAGTCACCATTCTTCTCTTAGCTGTTTTTCTGATGGTAAGTATATCTTTCAGGCCGGGTATACGCCTCATCAACCAAATGATCGATTCTCTTTTTAACATAAGAGATCATAAGGGGGCATTTACCGGGGTAACAGTAACCGAAACTCGTTTGCGTATTATTCTGCAAATACAAACCCTTATTCTCGAAGGAATTTGCCTGGCATGGTTCTGTAACCTCACTCTCCCACAAACTTCCCTATCGATATTTCCGATGGTTATTATAGCCATTGCCTCGGTAACCCTGTATTATCTTCTGCAAAAGCTGTTATACGGATTTATTGCCTGGGTATTTACTCAAAAAGCCGAAGCGGGAATTTGGCTGAGTAGCAACGTCACACTCCATTCCCTGTTAGGAATAAGCATGTTTCCTCTTGTTTTTATTCTGATATACATCCCTCAACTATCTTTATACGCATTTATATCTGCCGGGGTATTATATATTGCTTCACGTATTATCTTTATTTATAAGGGAGTTAAGATTTTTTTGAGAGATATTTATGGATTACTTTACTTTATTTTGTACCTTTGTGCCCTTGAAATAGCACCTTTATTTTTGTTAATTAAAGGAGTTATGTGGATATATAATATAGTTGAATTAAAAGCTCTGTTATTTTGAAAATTAAGAAAGTTCTCGTTTCGCAGCCCAAACCGGCATCGGAAAAATCTCCTTATTTCGATATTGCTGAGAAATACGGAGTAAATATCGAGTTCCGTCCTTTCATCAAAGTCGAAGGATTAACGTCAAAAGAATTCAGGCAACAAAAAATTTCAATACCTGAGTACACTGCCGTTATTTTCACTGCCCGCACTGCGATCGATCATTTTTTCAGGCTTTGTGAAGAATTGAGAGTGAATATTCCGGATACCATGAAATATTTTTGCGTAACCGAATCGGTTGCACTTTATCTGCAAAAATATATCGTTTATCGCAAAAGAAAAATATTTTTCGGTAATTCGGGAAAAATAGATGACTTGGTCCCTGCTCTGGTAAAACACTCGGGAGAAAAATTTATTTTCCCGGTCTCAGACGTACATACTGATACCGGTATCCTCGATAACAATAAAATAAACTATACCAAAGCGGTTATGTACCGTACGGTAAGCAACGACTTTGCTCCAGACGAGAAATTCGATTACGACATGTTAGTATTTTTCAGCCCTTCGGGAATCAATTCTTTACTAAAGAATTTCCCCGACTTCGAGCAAAAAGAAATTAAAATCGGATGTTTCGGCCCGACGACGGCAAAAGCTATTCGCGATGCCGGCTTACGACTCGACGTTGAAGCTCCCCGTCCTGAAGCTCCGTCGATGACCGCAGCACTAGAACTGTATTTAAAAGAAGTAAATAAATCTTCGAAAAAATAATTTTCAAAAAAGAAGGATGGGTAGTTTCGTCCATTCTTCCGAAAAAGAGGAAACACCCCTGTTACAATGATTTGTAACAGGGGTGTTTTGTTATATCCTAAATTTAAAATAACATTCATAGACAAAAGCCACAAAGACTTTCGTTTCACTTTTTTCAATCAATAAAAAATATTCTCCATTAACTTTATATATAATAATCATTAAAAAAAAATCATTATAGTCTTATTTTATGATTACCGATTGTCTATTCCTTAAATCATCTGCATCACGAATCAAGAAAGATATAATTTATAATGCCATTTAACCATTACAATATTATGAAAACAAAAATTTTTATATTTTTACTTTGTTCTACTTTTTTGTCCGAACTACATGCAGCCGGGTATACGATTTATCCTATACCGCAAAAAATGACCACAGAGATTACCGAGATCACCCTCACCCGAAAAATAAATGTTATCGTCGAAGACGGCGTCCGCAATATTACAATAGAACGCCTGAAAGAAGTTTTCGCAAAAGCCGGTTATAAGCTACTGATCAATCCGGCAAAATCAACCTCACAAACTCAATCTAATCTTTGGATCGGGATAAACGGATCAGAAGGTCCGGCCGATAAAGCCACTTCAATTTCCCGTTCGGTATTCACTCCCGGAAATAATAAATTCGACCCTTATATCCTCCAAATAAAAAATACATTACCTAAAGGAAAAATCGTTATCCTCGGTAATAACGAAGGTTCTGCATTTTATGCGATGGCCTCTCTCGAACAAATATTGGAACAAGCTAAAGGAGGTCCCTTAAAAGAAACGTCAATAGAGGATTTCGCCTATATGCAATATAGAGGGATCGTAGAAGGATTCTACGGATATCCGTATACCATGGCATGCCGTCTGAGCCTGTTAGAATATTGTAAAAGATACAAAATGAACCTTTATGTATATGGGCCCAAAGGCGATCCCTATCACTTGGGATACTGGCGCAGAGATTATCCCACAAGCCTTACTCCCGCCGAAAAAGAAAACAATAT
It encodes:
- a CDS encoding polysaccharide deacetylase family protein; its protein translation is MLIEQPPFVYRMLYPETIWRIPGKEKTVYLTFDDGPIPEVTPWVLDILDHYDVKATFFCVGDNVARNPHLFEELKRRGHQVGNHTMNHIQGIKFGVSGYLKNVDKADKYIDSIFFRPPHGHMKLAQVRALRHRYRIIMWDVVTRDYSKKLDPELVLENVKKYTRNGSIVVFHDSLKAEKNLRYVLPKAIEWLLENGYRFETLR
- a CDS encoding DUF2723 domain-containing protein, encoding MKQYKLLNNIFGWLAFAISATAYILTLEPTASFWDCGEFISSAYKLEVGHPPGNPIFMLTARFFANFASDPSQVAYMVNLMSGLLSAGTILLLFWTITHLAGKIVLKEDEDENNMSLSHMITILGCGMVGALAYAFSDTFWFSAVEGEVYAYSSFCTALVFWLILKWERVADQPHSDRYIVLIAYLIGVSIAVHLLNLLCIPAIVLVFYYRKFKNTNVKGSLIALAISFALIVLLLYGLVPGFVKVAGWIELLFVNQFHAPFNTGVIIYFFCVIGVLVWAISETYKQRSDKLIKLSFLISAILVGLPFISDSLWVGILLSAALAIYLFYFQKKVALRIMNTALVCIMVIFIGYSSYALIIIRSSANTPMDQNSPEDVFTLSSYLNREQYGDRPLVYGQTFVADVARNNDGSAMVKEGPAIWRRAIKANPNERDRYVVIDHKKDYIYTPELCMLFPRMYSPSASPDHVGAYKEWTNFKGKPVRVTDPDGKSRIVMKPTFGENLKFFLDYQLNFMYWRYFMWNFSGRQNDIQGNGEVSKGNWITGFNFIDKYIAGDQANLPSDLANNKGHNVFYMLPLILGLIGLFFQAYSGKKGIEGFWVTFFLFFMTGIAIVIYLNQTPYQPRERDYAYAGSFYAFAIWIGLGTAALSKGFSRFIKPVPSAIIAVLLCLCVPIQMVSQTWDDHDRSGRYTTRDFGMNYLSCVDEDGIIFTNGDNDTFPLWYAQETEGFRTDVRVCNLSYLQTDWYIDQMKSQAYTSDPLPISMKREQYGNGKREYAYLIDAFKQPLSVDDAMDFFLSDDPATKQVPGYSAKINYFPTQEFYIPIDSAAVVKAGLVPDSLKDKIPAEMNLSYKSVGTLTMNEIAILDMINTNAKNGWKRPIYYAVTVGPDLYMNLKPYFARVGLANQVTPVATGEDGRVDTEKMYDNIINKFRWGGIDNPNVYLDENIRRMCFTHRMMISDLVDALIAEGKYDKALKALDFSMEKIPATAIRHDYLSLQMAANYLLLGEKKKGIDLLCEVADNSMEYLKWYMGLTPNQMRSISRDIQLNQFIMVRNVVPILLSEGEKEKALDYIGRLKEVGIDPSTYLKDMLQNGDETTTAAKDTDN
- a CDS encoding NAD-dependent epimerase/dehydratase family protein, with the protein product MKKHLLVAGAGGFIGGFIVEEALNRSFDTWAGIRKSTSREFLTDKRIRFIDLNYSDKDNLVEQLLLLKKSGLVWDYIIWNLGATKCLNNSDFDKINFGLLRNFVDALIEAGTVPRQFIMMSSLGAWGAGDEKNYTPICPEDIPNPETQYGKSKLKAEKYLRSLPGFPYVILRPTGVYGPREKDYLLMMKTIKAGFDFSVGYRKQFITFIYVKDLVKVMFLAIVKGVTQKAYFISDGSAYTSTQFRKYVAKALGKKIVIPVRLPLFVVKAVSCISGYLSSITGKAATLNTDKYRIMKQRNWICDISATVSELGFYPDYPLDKGVAETVNWYKENGWL
- a CDS encoding TIGR00730 family Rossman fold protein, with the protein product MKKIKTVCVYCASSSKVDKEYFGAAVELGKILAVHDITCVCGGGNQGLMGTLSDSVLESGGKVIGVIPRFMQDEGWCHNNLTRIITTKDMHERKQTMANLSDAVIAMPGGCGTLEELLEIITWKQLGLYLNPIVILNTKGYYDGLIELFDRAIRESFMRPEHSKLWETATSPTEVLPAFYRSQEWDGSIRKIAAI
- a CDS encoding DUF4271 domain-containing protein, which codes for MHDTTDIASPTLDLRIENPADTLTRDTIEHRQIQAEKTDTAEFVPQYINGLSKVCIKPVPNPVIEYPVATIVVPEGIEGEHRNPKLWENNGVTILLLAVFLMVSISFRPGIRLINQMIDSLFNIRDHKGAFTGVTVTETRLRIILQIQTLILEGICLAWFCNLTLPQTSLSIFPMVIIAIASVTLYYLLQKLLYGFIAWVFTQKAEAGIWLSSNVTLHSLLGISMFPLVFILIYIPQLSLYAFISAGVLYIASRIIFIYKGVKIFLRDIYGLLYFILYLCALEIAPLFLLIKGVMWIYNIVELKALLF
- a CDS encoding uroporphyrinogen-III synthase translates to MKIKKVLVSQPKPASEKSPYFDIAEKYGVNIEFRPFIKVEGLTSKEFRQQKISIPEYTAVIFTARTAIDHFFRLCEELRVNIPDTMKYFCVTESVALYLQKYIVYRKRKIFFGNSGKIDDLVPALVKHSGEKFIFPVSDVHTDTGILDNNKINYTKAVMYRTVSNDFAPDEKFDYDMLVFFSPSGINSLLKNFPDFEQKEIKIGCFGPTTAKAIRDAGLRLDVEAPRPEAPSMTAALELYLKEVNKSSKK